The following are encoded together in the Anopheles nili chromosome 3, idAnoNiliSN_F5_01, whole genome shotgun sequence genome:
- the LOC128723632 gene encoding nuclear factor NF-kappa-B p105 subunit-like: MSTLLNLDSYRHELYEQQQQLLAASPDPYTILSMDTPPTAATVASVGDSHHFMLDPDRSYASARSPSSSSASPSSPGSIASPSSRASTSMSPQSSASDHSASYTLQNLTLSGNSSSMQYSGVGIGYPQQQQQQQHQQHQQQQQQQLHQMSQQHQQQQQQHYYAPQLLCLEQDNLQTSYVYTVPANDAFATPKADYSKPHLVILEQPVDKFRFRYQSEMHGTHGSLMGIHTEKAKKTFPTVELRGYVGEAKVRCSLYQVDPQRRAPHSHHLVIKSGELDLIDPHDLDVGGPSGESSASGGGGYVATFQGMGIIHTAKKFIGEELYKKLRKHRLCELNREPTEREEQQMQKEAAVMARSMNLNQVCLCFQAYRVEPATGRWLPLCEPVYSNAINNMKSALTGELKICRLSTAISGVEGGEEVFMFVEKVCKNNIKIRFFELDEYDQEVWQDMAVFSEADVHHQYAIAFKTPPYRNKDIVEPVEVYMQLYRPRDRCQSEPVTFKYKPRPGMLAVGGGSGSGSRKRLRVSSGNVSGEIPTVIPNDPNGPGSAGGGGTGGGGGGGGSGINVGVGIGVAGSSARLPPLHQPFPMLASHGGSIPEEHEPSSTTVTTTTTTPHHQDILGASTASIARASIIQEILNIPTTIATDVAFDSSDFRCDSEEFNKLIQEIGNQQDLVKLETDTGTGDEATVQSTDSALAQAIGEFVASGDDAKQGEMLRKLLMLVKLFARDTNRSRQLLTSHWTASNQQQFNCLHAAIRRNDTTVATKLIELLVELKLAEELLDLPNDRNETALHLAVSINNVSIVEALLRAGAQLHYCDFRGNTALHRAVVENVPDMVRILLRHDHSTSRLDCTNDDGLTALQAAVYARNLKITRILIEAGAPVHEKDLKHGNNILHIAVDNDSLDIVNYILENVAHEVGRERNNAGYTPLQLANAKSQTGQGNNKLIVRELLRHDPDGLQYALKASVIRDSAEDGEDNEDEEDDEDEDEEEAEEGEAHRDTVIRERGPANGGSVLDSIDLSCDRANIARLLEEHEPESSDYRQQETQQERNGSTVSSGPSERSESALFDEKCLDELCRLLNVDGTWRELGSLLDFHAFFSVWEQVTDPARMLFGYVEMQNIPIDRVIELLRLLELRECIRCIDEMICRRMK, from the exons agcaacagcagcagttgctggcTGCATCGCCGGATCCGTACACCATTCTGTCGATGGACACACCGCCAACGGCAGCAACAGTGGCCAGTGTTGGAGATTCGCACCATTTTATGCTCGATCCCGACCGATCGTACGCCAGTGCGCGATCACCTTCGTCATCGTCCGCATCACCATCGTCTCCGGGATCGATCGCGTCACCTAGCAGCCGGGCCAGCACCAGCATGTCCCCGCAGTCCAGTGCCAGTGATCATTCGGCATCATACACGCTCCAAAACCTCACGCTGTCCGGTAACAGCAGCTCGATGCAGTATTCAGGCGTCGGCATCGGTTAtccgcagcaacagcagcaacaacaacatcaacaacaccagcagcaacagcaacagcaacttcATCAAATGTcacaacagcaccagcagcagcagcaacaacactaTTATGCTCCCCAGTTGCTGTGCCTCGAGCAGGATAACCTCCAAACGTCATACGTGTACACGGTGCCCGCGAATGATG CATTTGCAACCCCGAAAGCGGACTACAGTAAGCCACACCTGGTGATCCTGGAACAACCCGTCGACAAGTTTCGGTTCCGTTACCAATCCGAGATGCACGGTACACACGGTTCCCTCATGGGCATCCACACGGAGAAAGCCAAGAAGACGTTCCCGACGGTGGAGTTGCGTGGGTACGTCGGTGAGGCGAAGGTACGGTGCTCGCTGTACCAGGTCGATCCGCAACGGCGTGCTCCACATTCGCACCATCTCGTGATCAAGTCCGGTGAGCTGGATCTGATCGATCCGCACGATCTGGATGTGGGAGGACCGAGTGGAGAATCCTCGGCCAGTGGAGGTGGAGGATATGTGGCCACGTTCCAGGGCATGGGCATCATCCACACGGCAAAGAAGTTTATTGGCGAGGAGCTGTACAAGAAGCTGCGCAAGCATCGGTTGTGTGAGCTGAACCGGGAACCGACCGAGCGTGAGGAGCAGCAGATGCAGAAGGAAGCAGCCGTAATGGCACGCTCGATGAACCTGAACCAAGTGTGCCTGTGTTTCCAGGCGTACCGGGTTGAGCCGGCCACCGGTCGTTGGTTGCCACTATGCGAACCTGTCTACTCGAACGCCATCAACAACATGA AAAGCGCCCTCACCGGGGAACTGAAGATCTGCCGGCTCAGCACCGCCATCAGTGGTGTGGAAGGTGGTGAGGAGGTGTTTATGTTTGTGGAGAAGGTGTGCAAAA ACAACATCAAGATCCGGTTTTTCGAGCTGGACGAGTACGATCAGGAGGTGTGGCAAGATATGGCCGTGTTTTCGGAGGCGGATGTGCATCATCAGTACGCGATCGCGTTCAAGACGCCCCCGTACCGGAACAAGGACATCGTCGAGCCGGTCGAGGTGTACATGCAGCTGTACCGGCCAAGGGACCGCTGCCAGAGCGAACCGGTCACTTTTAAGTACAAACCGCGGCCAGGCATGCtggctgttggtggtggttccGGAAGTGGCTCCCGCAAGCGACTGCGCGTCAGTTCCGGTAACGTGTCCGGCGAAATTCCAACCGTCATCCCGAACGATCCCAACGGTCCAGGGAGTGCCGGTGGAGGAGGAacaggcggtggtggtggtggtggtgggtcaGGTATCAACGTTGGTGTCGGAATCGGTGTTGCAGGATCGAGTGCCAGGCTACCCCCGTTGCATCAACCCTTCCCGATGTTAGCCAGTCACGGAGGTTCGATTCCAGAGGAACATGAACCCTCCTCGACGACGGTAACGACAACGACCACGACGCCGCATCATCAGGATATTCTGGGAGCGTCGACGGCTAGTATCGCTCGGGCAAGCATCATACAGGAGATACTGAACATTCCGACCACGATCGCCACTGATGTGGCGTTCGATTCGAGTGACTTCCGCTGCGACTCGGAAG AGTTCAACAAGCTCATCCAGGAGATCGGCAACCAGCAGGACCTCGTGAAGTTGGAAACGGACACGGGAACCGGTGACGAAGCCACGGTACAATCGACGGACAGTGCGCTGGCGCAGGCCATCGGTGAGTTCGTCGCATCCGGTGACGACGCCAAGCAGGGTGAGATGCTACGGAAACTGCTCATGTTGGTCAAGCTGTTCGCGAGGGACACGAACAGATCCCGGCAATTGCTCACCTCCCATTGGACCGCATCCAATCAGCAGCAGTTCAA TTGCCTACACGCCGCCATTCGACGCAACGATACAACGGTTGCTACCAAGTTGATCGAGTTGCTGGTTGAGTTGAAGCTGGCCGAGGAGCTGCTGGATCTACCGAATGATCGCAACGAAACAGCCCTCCACCTGGCGGTATCGATCAACAACGTTTCGATCGTAGAGGCGCTCTTAAGAGCGGGCGCTCAGCTGCACTACTGTGACTTTCGCGGAAACACGGCACTGCATCGAGCCGTGGTCGAGAACGTACCGGACATGGTACGGATCCTGCTGCGACACGATCACTCCACGTCCCGGCTTGATTGCACCAATGACGATGGACTGACGGCGTTGCAAGCGGCCGTTTACGCTCGGAATCTAAAGATCACCCGTATCCTGATTGAAGCAGGCGCCCCAGTACACGAGAAGGACCTCAAACACGGCAACAACATCCTGCACATCGCGGTAGACAAT GATTCGCTGGACATCGTAAACTACATACTCGAAAACGTGGCCCACGAAGTGGGACGCGAGCGGAACAACGCCGGCTACACCCCGTTGCAGCTGGCAAACGCCAAGAGTCAGACGGGACAGGGAAACAACAAGCTGATCGTGCGAGAACTCCTTCGCCACGATCCGGACGGGTTGCAGTACGCGCTGAAAGCGTCGGTAATTCGCGATTCAGCTGAGGACGGCGAGGATAACGAGGACGAGGAAGATGATgaggacgaagacgaagaGGAAGCGGAAGAGGGCGAAGCTCACAGGGACACGGTGATACGAGAACGGGGACCAGCGAACGGCGGATCCGTGCTGGATTCGATCGATCTCAGCTGCGATCGGGCTAACATTGCTCGTTTGCTGGAGGAACACGAACCGGAGAGCTCGGATTACCGTCAGCAGGAAACGCAGCAGGAACGTAACGGTTCTACGGTCTCTTCCGGTCCGAGCGAACGGTCGGAGAGTGCGCTTTTCGACGAAAAGTGCCTAGATG